From one Streptomyces spiramyceticus genomic stretch:
- a CDS encoding NAD(P)/FAD-dependent oxidoreductase: MYTALHLQRKLRSGEAEVIVVSPDPYMTYQPFLPEAAAGSISPRHVVVPLRRVLNKCKIVIGEAKSIDHAKRTATVTTLATEEEGTGAIEITYDELVLAPGSISRTLPIPGLADYAIGFKTVEEAIGLRNHVIEQMDIASATRDPAVRDAALTFVFVGGGYAGVEALGELEDMARYASRYYHNIKAEDMKWILVEASGRILPEVGEEMGKYAIRELRSRNIDVRLETRLDSCADRIAVLSDGSRFRTRTVVWTAGVKPHPVLAASDLPLNGRGRLSATAKLTIEGTEHAWAAGDAAAVPDLTADEPGKECAPNAQHAVRQAKVLADNLLASLRGEPLKNYEHKYAGSVASLGLHRGVAHVYGRKLKGYPAWLMHRTYHLSRVPTFNRKARVLAEWTLAGLFKREIVSLGSLEHPRAEFELAAGAEPPKTN, translated from the coding sequence ATGTACACCGCGCTGCACCTCCAGCGGAAGCTGAGGAGCGGCGAGGCCGAGGTCATCGTGGTGTCGCCGGACCCCTATATGACCTACCAGCCGTTCCTGCCCGAAGCCGCGGCCGGTTCCATCTCGCCGCGCCATGTCGTGGTCCCGCTCCGCCGCGTACTGAACAAGTGCAAGATCGTCATCGGCGAGGCCAAGTCCATCGACCACGCCAAGCGCACCGCGACCGTGACCACCCTCGCCACCGAGGAAGAGGGCACCGGCGCCATCGAGATCACGTACGACGAACTGGTCCTCGCGCCCGGCTCGATCTCCCGCACTCTCCCCATCCCTGGTCTGGCCGACTACGCCATCGGTTTCAAGACCGTCGAAGAGGCCATCGGCCTGCGCAACCACGTCATCGAGCAGATGGACATCGCCTCCGCCACCCGCGACCCGGCCGTCCGTGACGCCGCGCTCACCTTTGTCTTCGTCGGTGGCGGATACGCGGGAGTCGAAGCGCTCGGCGAGCTGGAGGACATGGCCCGTTACGCCTCGCGCTACTACCACAACATCAAGGCCGAGGACATGAAGTGGATCCTCGTCGAGGCCTCCGGCCGCATCCTCCCCGAGGTCGGCGAGGAGATGGGCAAGTACGCGATCCGTGAACTGCGCAGCCGCAATATCGACGTACGCCTGGAAACCCGCCTCGACTCCTGCGCCGACCGTATCGCCGTCCTCAGCGACGGCTCCCGCTTCCGCACCCGCACCGTCGTGTGGACCGCGGGCGTCAAGCCGCACCCCGTCCTCGCCGCGAGCGACCTCCCCCTGAACGGCCGAGGCCGCCTCTCGGCCACCGCCAAGCTCACGATCGAAGGAACGGAACACGCCTGGGCGGCCGGAGACGCCGCCGCCGTCCCCGACCTCACCGCGGACGAGCCGGGCAAGGAGTGCGCGCCCAACGCCCAGCACGCCGTACGCCAGGCCAAGGTCCTCGCCGACAACCTCCTGGCCTCACTGCGCGGCGAGCCGCTCAAGAACTACGAGCACAAATACGCCGGTTCGGTCGCTTCGCTCGGCCTCCACAGAGGCGTCGCGCATGTCTACGGCCGTAAGCTCAAGGGCTATCCGGCCTGGCTGATGCACCGTACGTACCACCTCAGCCGGGTGCCGACCTTCAACCGGAAGGCCCGGGTCCTCGCCGAATGGACACTCGCGGGACTCTTCAAACGCGAGATCGTTTCACTCGGCTCGCTGGAACATCCGCGCGCCGAATTCGAACTGGCGGCGGGTGCGGAACCCCCCAAGACGAACTGA
- a CDS encoding TetR/AcrR family transcriptional regulator, whose product MHIQDSHWQNAVASDGNVRAGTGGSRSAPLRVDAQRNLEHVLRAAREVFGELGYGAPMEDVARRARVGVGTVYRRFPSKDVLVRRIAEEETSRLTDQARTALGQEDEPWSALSRFLRTSVASGAGRLLPPQVLRVGVDVDADAGVGGGAAGAGIGADRSAVVLEEARVPQQRQPGVAAGPDLRLVEQRPMGLVADSDESDDAGAAALLEVVGRLVDRARASGELRGDVTVADVLLVIATAAPSLPDAAQQAAASTRLLDILLEGLRSRPA is encoded by the coding sequence ATGCACATTCAGGACTCTCATTGGCAAAATGCCGTCGCTTCGGACGGCAACGTGCGCGCGGGGACGGGAGGATCCCGCTCCGCGCCGCTGCGCGTGGATGCACAGCGCAATCTTGAGCATGTACTGCGAGCCGCTCGCGAGGTGTTCGGCGAGCTGGGCTACGGGGCGCCGATGGAAGATGTGGCGCGACGGGCCAGGGTCGGGGTCGGGACGGTCTACCGCCGGTTCCCGAGCAAGGACGTACTGGTTCGCCGCATAGCTGAGGAGGAGACCTCCCGGCTGACCGACCAGGCGCGTACGGCCCTGGGGCAGGAGGACGAGCCGTGGTCGGCGCTGTCCCGTTTCCTGCGTACTTCGGTGGCGTCCGGCGCGGGCCGGCTGCTGCCGCCGCAGGTGCTGCGGGTGGGCGTCGATGTCGATGCTGACGCAGGTGTCGGTGGCGGTGCTGCTGGTGCCGGTATCGGTGCAGACAGGTCGGCTGTCGTGCTGGAAGAGGCCAGGGTGCCGCAGCAGCGGCAGCCGGGCGTTGCGGCGGGGCCGGATCTGCGGCTGGTCGAGCAGCGGCCCATGGGCCTTGTGGCGGACAGCGACGAGAGCGACGACGCGGGCGCCGCGGCGCTGCTCGAAGTCGTGGGCCGGCTGGTGGACCGGGCGCGTGCGTCCGGTGAGCTGCGTGGTGATGTGACGGTGGCCGATGTGCTGCTGGTGATAGCCACGGCGGCTCCTTCGCTGCCGGATGCGGCGCAGCAGGCGGCGGCTTCGACGCGGCTGCTGGACATCCTGCTGGAGGGGCTGCGGTCCAGGCCCGCGTAG
- a CDS encoding sigma-70 family RNA polymerase sigma factor, giving the protein MGVEGRDEPLDRAGAEPGALTPPQVPSQGGTGRTDGDAGGGTVLPGPWPPAGDGGDAGDGVSVVPMQRTPSSDAALIQRMRGGDDSAYEELYRRHSGAVRRYARTCCRDAHTADDLTAEVFARTLQAVRRGAGPEQAVRAYLLTTVRRVAAAWTKTAKREHLVEDFALFAAQSARSTEVSDDDTLELGADVRAMHEAEQTLAMQAFRSLPERWQAVLWHTTVEEESPSEVAPLFGLTANATAVLASRAREGLKQAYLQAHVSTALTAGGDCARYADRLGAYARGGLRMRAERGLRKHLEECANCRVAAGELSDVNAGIPALLPVAVIGWFAGGYAIKAAGLVVGGAAGAAGAAGAGAAAAASGGSSAGGAAGAAGGEALGAPAKAAIAAAVAVTVAAGVVFALAGDDAKPKPKPPVAKPSVAQPVVPQKPSPEPPEPPVPPAPEPAPPAPPKPSPSPTPKPKPKPSPSPTPKPKPKPSPSEAEPKPPAPKPPPPGPSPTPTPTPTPKPPPPPPPAPVVYQVNKLEYGTFGDHTRPEVRLGESSWLWQRWGMSIGGVQYGHGVTVHAESSVTIDLNRKCETYDALVGVDDMTMGFGAVRFSLYGDGALLWQSRVVRAGDAAVPAHADVSGREAIRLVAEPELAHESMALADWAQSRISCGGE; this is encoded by the coding sequence ATGGGTGTTGAAGGGCGGGACGAGCCGCTCGACCGTGCCGGTGCGGAGCCGGGGGCGCTGACTCCACCGCAGGTGCCGAGCCAGGGTGGGACCGGCCGGACAGATGGTGATGCCGGGGGTGGGACCGTACTGCCGGGGCCGTGGCCGCCTGCCGGTGACGGCGGTGATGCCGGTGATGGCGTGAGCGTCGTGCCCATGCAGCGGACGCCGTCCTCCGACGCCGCGCTGATCCAGCGGATGCGCGGCGGCGACGACAGCGCGTACGAGGAGCTGTACCGGAGGCACTCGGGAGCCGTACGGCGGTACGCCCGTACGTGCTGCCGGGACGCGCACACCGCCGACGACCTGACGGCCGAAGTCTTCGCGCGCACGCTGCAGGCGGTACGCAGGGGCGCGGGCCCGGAGCAGGCCGTACGGGCGTACCTGCTGACGACGGTGCGGCGTGTCGCCGCGGCCTGGACGAAGACGGCCAAGCGTGAGCACCTGGTGGAGGACTTCGCGCTGTTCGCGGCGCAGTCCGCGCGCTCGACGGAGGTCTCGGACGACGACACGCTGGAGCTGGGCGCCGACGTGCGGGCCATGCACGAGGCCGAGCAGACGCTGGCCATGCAGGCCTTCCGCAGTCTGCCGGAGCGCTGGCAGGCCGTGCTCTGGCACACCACGGTCGAGGAGGAGTCGCCGAGCGAAGTGGCTCCGCTGTTCGGGCTGACCGCCAACGCCACGGCGGTGCTGGCCAGCCGGGCGCGCGAGGGCCTCAAGCAGGCGTACCTCCAGGCGCATGTGAGCACCGCGCTCACGGCGGGCGGGGACTGCGCGCGGTACGCCGACCGGCTGGGCGCGTATGCCCGGGGCGGTTTGCGGATGCGGGCCGAGCGGGGGCTGCGCAAGCATCTGGAGGAGTGCGCGAACTGCCGGGTGGCCGCCGGTGAGCTGAGTGATGTCAACGCCGGGATTCCCGCGCTGCTTCCGGTCGCGGTCATCGGCTGGTTCGCCGGCGGGTACGCGATCAAGGCTGCCGGGCTGGTGGTGGGTGGCGCTGCGGGGGCTGCCGGGGCGGCGGGTGCGGGGGCTGCGGCGGCCGCGAGCGGGGGGAGTTCGGCGGGAGGTGCGGCAGGCGCCGCCGGCGGGGAAGCGCTCGGTGCGCCGGCGAAGGCGGCGATCGCGGCGGCCGTGGCGGTCACGGTGGCCGCCGGGGTGGTGTTCGCCCTCGCGGGCGACGATGCGAAGCCCAAGCCGAAGCCGCCGGTGGCGAAGCCGTCGGTCGCGCAGCCCGTCGTACCGCAGAAGCCGAGCCCGGAGCCGCCCGAGCCGCCTGTGCCTCCGGCGCCCGAGCCTGCGCCGCCCGCGCCGCCGAAGCCGTCGCCGTCCCCTACGCCGAAGCCGAAGCCGAAGCCGTCGCCGTCCCCTACGCCGAAGCCGAAGCCGAAGCCGTCGCCGTCCGAGGCGGAGCCCAAGCCGCCCGCGCCGAAGCCTCCGCCGCCTGGGCCGAGCCCCACGCCGACGCCGACGCCGACTCCCAAGCCGCCGCCCCCGCCGCCTCCTGCGCCGGTCGTCTACCAGGTGAACAAGCTGGAGTACGGGACGTTCGGCGACCACACCAGGCCCGAGGTGCGGCTCGGTGAGAGCAGCTGGCTGTGGCAGCGCTGGGGCATGTCGATCGGCGGTGTGCAGTACGGGCACGGGGTGACGGTGCATGCGGAGTCGTCCGTCACCATCGACCTCAACCGGAAGTGCGAAACGTATGACGCGCTGGTCGGTGTCGACGACATGACCATGGGATTTGGGGCGGTGCGTTTCTCTTTGTACGGGGACGGGGCGCTGCTTTGGCAGTCACGGGTGGTGCGGGCGGGCGATGCGGCTGTGCCGGCTCATGCGGACGTCTCGGGGCGCGAGGCGATTCGGCTTGTCGCCGAGCCGGAGCTTGCGCATGAGTCGATGGCGTTGGCCGACTGGGCGCAGTCGCGGATCAGTTGCGGTGGTGAGTAG
- a CDS encoding asparagine synthase-related protein, giving the protein MRWLVGWSSVAASFGTVGAVGTPGSAGAANGSHAPGSSHAPGSSDDESRTVHPVGSQLLWGDPDPLWAVGDWRPDEVRTISVDPFTRLAVLGCCGASDEELRVGLFAARGGALRHLTAWAGSYTVVVQVGRRVTVVGDLAGARPVFYTPWANGTAYATAALPLADLIEAQLDIGHLAALLACPDVPEALRDGTPYAGVRRIPPGHALVLREGSREITGYEQVASLAVAAPQLDPQRAVDGVREALVEAVRARLTAPRHAPETVPPDPGPVPGMGPAERRAARGGPVPGIGADLSGGSASATLALLAAGLPGLPGTVLGHGTGAGERLLAVTFNDLAAEGPGREAELERAGAIAANPRLHHVVVAAGEEALPYADLDSGPLTDEPGPSLVTAERHRRRLVAGSADHFTGNGARQVLDAHPARLADLLMDRRRRDLLRPVAALAKVEGPSAHSLFIPLTVYRAARRLARTPYRAGIEEAAGRLKERRFDEPGARGAGNGTGGALDASLAALAWTRPGPAARWLTGEALAEVSVRLRESALRPASVQRPGEARARAALARAAADHRVFEQAAEVRSQRLHAPFLDNQVVRAARTLPESLRVQPGARAAILRAVLSGAGIQDLPPGWGATSHASSAAAARAGLRAAVGDLIALFDAPLLADAGLVEARVVRKALRAAADGEPVPLDGLADLVSTELWLRRLVSRRGTCWTGTAAPRQRAVAGGVPPRRAL; this is encoded by the coding sequence ATGCGGTGGTTGGTGGGGTGGAGCAGTGTCGCCGCCAGCTTTGGGACAGTGGGGGCGGTCGGCACGCCCGGTTCGGCCGGCGCCGCCAACGGCTCGCATGCGCCGGGCAGTTCGCATGCGCCCGGCAGTTCGGACGACGAGTCCCGCACCGTGCACCCGGTCGGCTCCCAGCTCCTGTGGGGCGACCCCGACCCCCTGTGGGCCGTCGGCGACTGGCGTCCCGACGAGGTCCGCACCATCAGCGTCGACCCCTTCACCCGCCTCGCCGTCCTCGGCTGTTGCGGAGCCTCCGACGAAGAACTGCGCGTCGGCCTCTTCGCGGCGCGCGGCGGCGCACTGCGGCATCTGACCGCCTGGGCCGGCAGCTATACGGTCGTCGTCCAGGTCGGCCGCCGCGTCACCGTGGTGGGTGACCTGGCAGGAGCCCGCCCCGTCTTCTATACGCCCTGGGCCAATGGCACCGCGTACGCCACCGCCGCGCTCCCGCTCGCCGACCTCATCGAGGCACAGCTCGACATCGGCCACCTCGCGGCGCTGCTCGCGTGTCCCGACGTGCCCGAGGCACTGCGCGACGGAACTCCGTACGCCGGTGTACGGCGCATCCCTCCCGGGCACGCGCTCGTACTGCGCGAGGGCTCACGCGAGATCACCGGGTACGAGCAAGTCGCGTCCCTGGCCGTGGCCGCGCCCCAACTCGACCCGCAGCGGGCCGTCGACGGCGTCCGCGAGGCCCTCGTCGAAGCCGTACGGGCCAGACTCACCGCACCGCGCCACGCCCCCGAGACCGTGCCGCCCGACCCCGGGCCCGTGCCCGGCATGGGGCCCGCCGAGCGCCGCGCCGCCCGGGGCGGGCCCGTACCCGGCATCGGCGCCGACCTCTCCGGCGGCAGCGCCTCCGCCACACTCGCCCTCCTCGCGGCGGGCCTGCCCGGCCTGCCGGGGACGGTCCTGGGCCACGGCACAGGCGCCGGAGAGCGCCTGCTTGCCGTCACCTTCAACGACCTGGCCGCCGAAGGGCCGGGCCGCGAAGCCGAACTGGAGCGGGCCGGGGCCATCGCCGCCAACCCGCGCCTGCACCACGTCGTCGTCGCAGCCGGCGAAGAGGCCCTCCCGTACGCCGACCTGGACAGCGGCCCGCTCACCGACGAGCCGGGGCCGTCCCTGGTCACGGCCGAGCGCCACCGCCGCCGCCTCGTGGCGGGCAGCGCCGACCACTTCACGGGCAACGGCGCCCGCCAGGTCCTCGACGCCCACCCCGCCCGGCTGGCCGACCTCCTCATGGACCGCAGACGGCGTGATCTCCTGCGCCCCGTGGCCGCCCTGGCGAAGGTCGAAGGCCCCTCGGCCCACTCTCTGTTCATCCCGCTGACCGTCTACCGCGCCGCGCGCCGTCTTGCCCGTACGCCGTACCGCGCGGGCATCGAGGAGGCGGCGGGCCGCCTGAAGGAGCGCCGCTTCGACGAGCCCGGCGCAAGGGGCGCAGGCAACGGCACAGGCGGCGCACTGGACGCCTCGCTGGCCGCCCTCGCGTGGACCCGGCCGGGCCCGGCCGCGCGCTGGCTCACGGGCGAGGCACTCGCAGAAGTATCGGTTCGCCTCCGGGAGTCGGCCCTCAGGCCCGCGTCCGTACAACGCCCCGGCGAGGCCCGCGCGCGAGCCGCCCTGGCCCGCGCCGCCGCCGACCACCGCGTCTTCGAGCAGGCGGCGGAGGTCCGCAGCCAGCGCCTGCACGCGCCGTTCCTCGACAACCAGGTCGTACGGGCGGCCCGTACCCTCCCCGAATCCCTGCGCGTCCAGCCCGGCGCCCGGGCCGCCATCCTGCGCGCGGTCCTGTCCGGCGCAGGCATCCAGGACCTGCCGCCCGGGTGGGGAGCCACGTCGCACGCCTCATCGGCAGCGGCGGCCCGCGCCGGACTGCGCGCCGCCGTCGGCGACTTGATCGCACTGTTCGACGCGCCGCTGCTGGCCGACGCGGGCCTGGTCGAGGCCCGCGTCGTACGCAAGGCACTGCGCGCCGCAGCCGACGGCGAGCCGGTCCCCCTGGACGGCCTGGCGGACCTGGTGTCCACGGAGCTGTGGCTGCGCCGCCTGGTGTCGCGCCGGGGCACATGCTGGACGGGCACGGCGGCCCCGCGCCAGAGAGCGGTGGCGGGCGGGGTCCCCCCGAGACGCGCACTCTGA
- a CDS encoding MFS transporter: MSREQRGPNEKLGTVLALAGISNAGLARRVNDLGSQRGLTLRYDKTSVARWVSKGMVPQGAAPHLIAAAIGAKLGRPVPLHEIGLADADPAPEVGLAFPRDVSAAVRSATELYRLDLAGRRAGGGGIWQSLAGSFAVSAYATPASRWLITPADSSVARDSTADESASDATPLRVGHSDVAKLREAAEDARRWDSKYGGGDWRSSMVPECLRVDAAPLLLGSYTDDVGRSLFGATSELTRLAGWMAFDTGQQEAAQRYYIQALRLARAAADVPLGGYILASMSLQATYRGFADEGVDLAQAALERNRGLATARTMSFFRLVEARAHAKASDAQAAGAALKAAEGWLERAREGDADPSWLGFYSYDRFAADAAECYRDLKAPRQVRRFTEQALSRPTEEFVRSHGLRLVVSAVAELESGNLDAACAAGTRAVEVAGRISSARTTEYVRDLLHRLEPYGDEPRVAELRERARPLLVAPA; this comes from the coding sequence ATGTCCAGGGAGCAACGCGGGCCGAACGAAAAGCTCGGCACGGTTCTCGCCCTCGCGGGAATCAGCAACGCCGGCCTGGCGAGGCGGGTCAATGATCTCGGGTCGCAGCGCGGGCTGACACTTCGTTACGACAAGACGTCGGTGGCCCGGTGGGTGTCGAAGGGCATGGTGCCGCAGGGCGCCGCGCCCCACCTCATCGCCGCCGCCATCGGCGCCAAGCTCGGCAGGCCCGTGCCGCTGCACGAAATCGGCCTGGCCGACGCCGACCCGGCGCCGGAGGTGGGCCTTGCCTTCCCGCGCGACGTATCGGCGGCGGTGCGGTCGGCGACCGAGCTGTACCGGCTGGATCTGGCGGGCAGGCGGGCCGGCGGCGGGGGCATCTGGCAGTCGCTGGCCGGGTCCTTCGCGGTCAGTGCGTACGCCACGCCCGCGTCCCGCTGGCTCATAACCCCGGCCGACTCGTCCGTCGCGCGCGACTCCACGGCCGACGAGAGCGCGTCGGACGCGACGCCGCTGCGCGTGGGGCACAGTGATGTGGCGAAGCTGCGGGAGGCGGCCGAGGACGCGCGGCGCTGGGACTCCAAGTACGGGGGCGGGGACTGGCGTTCGTCGATGGTCCCGGAGTGCTTACGGGTTGACGCGGCCCCGCTGCTGCTCGGCTCGTACACCGACGACGTGGGTCGCTCCCTCTTCGGCGCCACCTCCGAGCTGACCCGGCTGGCCGGGTGGATGGCCTTCGACACCGGGCAGCAGGAGGCCGCCCAGCGGTACTACATCCAGGCGCTGCGGCTCGCGAGGGCGGCGGCCGATGTGCCGCTGGGCGGGTACATCCTGGCGTCGATGTCGCTCCAGGCGACCTACCGCGGTTTCGCCGACGAGGGCGTCGACCTGGCGCAGGCCGCCCTGGAGCGGAACCGGGGTCTGGCGACCGCCCGCACCATGAGCTTCTTCCGTCTGGTGGAGGCGCGCGCGCACGCGAAGGCGAGCGACGCGCAGGCGGCGGGGGCCGCGCTGAAGGCGGCGGAGGGGTGGCTGGAGCGGGCACGGGAGGGCGACGCGGACCCGTCCTGGCTGGGCTTCTACTCGTACGACCGGTTCGCGGCCGATGCGGCGGAGTGCTACCGCGACCTGAAGGCGCCGCGGCAGGTACGGCGCTTCACGGAGCAGGCGCTGTCGCGGCCGACGGAGGAGTTCGTACGCTCGCACGGGCTGCGCCTGGTGGTGTCGGCCGTGGCCGAACTGGAGTCCGGGAACCTGGACGCGGCGTGCGCGGCGGGTACGCGGGCGGTGGAGGTGGCGGGGCGGATCTCGTCGGCGCGTACGACGGAGTACGTACGGGACCTGCTGCACCGGCTGGAGCCGTACGGGGACGAGCCGCGGGTGGCGGAGCTGCGGGAGCGGGCGCGGCCGCTGCTGGTGGCGCCCGCGTAA
- the lhgO gene encoding L-2-hydroxyglutarate oxidase: MTNATAYDCDVLVIGAGIVGLSAAYAITRAAPGTRVVVLEKERGPALHQTGRNSGVIHSGIYYRPGSLKARYAVRGAAEMVKFCAEHGIAHEITGKLIVATDRAELPRLHALVQRGRENGIPVRELGPAQITEYEPNVRGLAAIQVATTGVCDFGAVAAQLAENLVASGAEIRYGAEAEVVDRRPWGVAVRTADRAVVRARVLVNCAGLHCDRVARLAGDDPGMRIVPFRGEYYELGRPELVRGLVYPVPDPAFPFLGVHLTRGIDGGVHVGPNAVPALAREGYAWSAIRPGELAGTLGWPGSWRIARRHWRYGAGELHRSLSKRAFARAVGRLLPEVTEADLRPTPAGVRAQAVLRDGTLVDDFLIREAPRTIHVLNAPSPAATASLPIGRQVARRALGVLGAV; encoded by the coding sequence ATGACGAACGCGACGGCGTACGACTGCGATGTGCTGGTGATCGGCGCCGGGATCGTCGGGCTCTCGGCTGCCTATGCGATCACGCGGGCCGCACCCGGGACGCGCGTGGTGGTGCTGGAGAAGGAGCGGGGCCCCGCCCTGCACCAGACCGGGCGCAACAGCGGCGTCATCCACAGCGGCATCTACTACCGGCCGGGCTCGCTCAAGGCGCGGTACGCGGTGCGGGGCGCGGCCGAGATGGTGAAGTTCTGCGCCGAGCACGGCATCGCGCACGAGATCACCGGCAAGCTGATCGTCGCGACAGACCGGGCGGAGCTGCCGAGGCTGCACGCGCTGGTGCAGCGGGGGCGGGAGAACGGCATTCCGGTGCGGGAGCTCGGGCCCGCGCAGATAACGGAGTACGAGCCGAATGTGCGGGGCCTGGCCGCGATCCAGGTGGCCACGACCGGCGTCTGCGATTTCGGGGCGGTCGCGGCGCAGCTCGCGGAGAACCTGGTCGCGTCGGGCGCGGAGATCCGGTACGGCGCGGAGGCCGAGGTCGTCGACCGGCGGCCCTGGGGCGTCGCGGTGCGGACGGCGGACAGGGCGGTGGTGCGGGCGCGGGTTCTGGTGAACTGCGCGGGGCTGCACTGCGACCGGGTCGCGCGGCTGGCGGGCGACGACCCCGGGATGCGGATCGTTCCGTTCCGGGGCGAGTACTACGAGCTGGGCCGCCCGGAGCTGGTGCGCGGCCTGGTCTACCCGGTGCCGGATCCGGCGTTCCCCTTCCTGGGGGTGCACCTCACCCGGGGCATCGACGGTGGCGTGCACGTCGGGCCGAACGCGGTGCCGGCGCTGGCCAGGGAGGGGTACGCCTGGTCGGCGATCCGGCCGGGGGAGCTGGCGGGGACGCTCGGCTGGCCGGGGTCCTGGCGAATCGCCCGACGGCACTGGCGGTACGGCGCCGGTGAGCTGCACCGCTCGCTGTCGAAGCGGGCCTTCGCGCGGGCGGTGGGGCGGCTGCTGCCGGAGGTGACGGAGGCAGACCTGCGGCCCACCCCGGCGGGGGTACGGGCGCAGGCGGTGCTGCGGGACGGGACGCTGGTCGACGACTTCCTGATCCGGGAGGCACCGCGCACGATCCACGTCCTGAACGCGCCTTCCCCGGCGGCGACGGCGTCACTCCCGATCGGGAGGCAGGTGGCTCGGCGGGCGCTGGGGGTGTTGGGGGCGGTGTAG
- the trmB gene encoding tRNA (guanosine(46)-N7)-methyltransferase TrmB: MSESSSVRPAVATTTAVSPFHRAKGEPRFPGGPAPDPAGSHHERRIRSFQPRRSRVTTGQADALERLWPQWGLDIDGQRVLDLDELFGGRGLPVVLEIGFGMGEATVQMAAEDPRTGILAVDVHTPGQGNLLGLAERNGLTNIRVANGDAIILIREMLPPASLAGLRVYFPDPWPKKRHHKRRLIQPDFLTLAAPRLAPGATVHCATDWEPYAEQMLEVLTAHPDFENTVPDGGYAPRPEFRPLTRFEGQGLDKGHVVHDLLFRRK, from the coding sequence GTGTCTGAGTCCTCCAGCGTCCGCCCCGCCGTCGCCACCACCACCGCCGTCTCCCCCTTCCACCGCGCGAAGGGCGAGCCCCGCTTCCCCGGCGGGCCCGCGCCCGACCCCGCCGGGTCTCACCACGAGCGGCGGATCCGCAGTTTCCAGCCGCGGCGCAGCCGGGTGACCACGGGGCAGGCCGACGCCCTGGAGCGGCTGTGGCCCCAGTGGGGTCTCGACATCGACGGGCAGCGCGTCCTCGACCTCGACGAGCTCTTCGGCGGCCGCGGCCTCCCCGTCGTCCTGGAGATCGGGTTCGGGATGGGCGAGGCCACCGTGCAGATGGCCGCCGAAGACCCCCGCACCGGCATCCTCGCCGTCGACGTCCACACTCCCGGCCAGGGCAACCTCCTCGGGCTCGCGGAGCGCAACGGGCTCACCAACATCCGGGTGGCGAACGGCGACGCGATCATCCTGATCCGCGAGATGCTCCCGCCCGCCTCCCTCGCCGGGCTGCGCGTCTACTTCCCCGACCCCTGGCCGAAGAAGCGCCACCACAAGCGGCGCCTCATCCAGCCCGACTTCCTGACCCTCGCCGCGCCCCGCCTCGCGCCCGGCGCGACCGTGCACTGTGCGACCGACTGGGAGCCGTACGCCGAGCAGATGCTGGAAGTGCTCACCGCGCACCCCGACTTCGAGAACACCGTGCCGGACGGCGGCTACGCGCCCCGGCCCGAGTTCCGGCCGCTGACCCGCTTCGAGGGCCAGGGCCTCGACAAGGGCCATGTGGTGCACGACCTGTTGTTCCGCCGTAAGTAG